DNA from Hypanus sabinus isolate sHypSab1 unplaced genomic scaffold, sHypSab1.hap1 scaffold_88, whole genome shotgun sequence:
atctatctatccatctatctatattATATATATGGAAAAGCAGTATAACATTAGATGATCCAGCATAAGATGAAAGTTTAAACCTTAGCCTTTGTTTTAAATCAATACTTAGTCTTTTCTGTGATTAGAAAATCGGAATCTTGGTTAAATTACTGGACATAAAGTATGGTGAGGTGCATTGCTAGCATTGTAGATTAGCAAATATTCTACTGTGGATTGGACTTCCAGAGCACAGTTATTGGATATCCACAGGACAGTACTGTCAAAGACTAAGATGGTACTTTCAAAtagaattggaaaggaaatgagagGGAATTTTTGAGTGATGCAGAGCAAGAGAAAAGGATTGGAATTGAGAGGATAGTTCTGGTTGATGATCTCCTTTCATGCCAacaataattttataaaattgttctgtgattctgtgtgaagctttccctggtcatttgccacctcttcttgtgattctgctcctaaatgtgaAGACGTGGAGAAGTgagtttaaaattatgccattgAACTGGTTGTAAGAATGGACCACACCTATTGGTCCTCATTTGGTTTATTCGGAGCCTTGTCAATAGCATGAATAACTGAATAAACATCTCATTAGAATGGGGTAGATTAAATTGAATATATAGGATCTTTAAATTATACCCCTTCCCACTTATTATTTTCGCTGGAAAAGAGATGTTGAAATTCTAAGTAATCCTGACTAAAGTGTATTAATGTTTGAAAAAAAAAGCTCAAGGTCAAATAAGTGTGAAACATTTGTAGAGTATTTTATAGGAAGGGACATTAAAGACATTCATCATTCATGCTGATTTTTCCTCCCAGCACTGCCGCaaatacacaaaccaccccaCCTCCCTTCAAATCTACTCCATGCTATGCCTGATGAACCAGCCAAGATTAGCAGTTCACCATCTGTGGGAAAAATTGAGTACAAATACCTAATAAGGTTGGGATGTGTACATTcgtctcccaatttatgatgtAGGAGCATTGACATTATGCTGCTTTGTGTGTAAAATATACAATCCTCTTTGTTCAATTCTTTATTAGCTCGTGAACTTACAAGTTTGCTTCAGGGAGTtaagcaatttaattttaaacaacagcatgaattgacaaatgttaccaattttaaatagcaaaaagtttatagtatttttttcctgggaaaaaatagaagtggggaaaaaaaagactttTGGTCTGAAGTTTGAATAGTGTTATCATGTGACTGCATTTttcaaaagaaaagaacaaagatTGTAGTTATCCAAATGCAGAAGGGTTAATCCTACGTTAAACTTGTGAATTAGGATTAAGAGATCCAAGATAATGTTAATTTAATGAAATAATTTAAATCCAATTAATGCTTTAAATCTACACTATATGTTCAAGAATGCATTTTAGGTAGCTCAACACCTCAAGCAGGTCAGTcaggtatctctgctccctttaaactcgCACGTTTCTGTTTCCCAGATGCCTTTGAAACTTACTTTGACCTTATTTTCTGAGCTTCTTTTAAACTTGGAGGTTATGTGGAACACATCATTCTGTAATGTGATGTCTAAAAACAGTGATTTGGAAGTGAGGTATGATATATTAATATGAGAACATCTAATAATACAGAAAATCTGCTGGTCCGACACCCAAGACCCAACCATGGCAGGTTCACTAAGTTTTACTGTGGTTCGTCACATGTTTGGAGGGCTGTCGCCTGAAAGTAATGATCATTAATCACCATCAATGTTACATAGTTCACACTGAAAATAAAAGCACAAGGGAGAAATCGGCCTCTGCCGCACCTTtttttcagagtgctcagtggttcATTTGAAATCAGGTCCAGAATTTTTCTGCACTTCTGatgggaaatctgttggatgtgtttctgacAAACAAACACCCAAAAAATGTAATGAGTCAATGCACCAAGTGGATTGAACGCCAGCACTTTTGAACAGTGTGTTTCAGCCTATTCTGTTTCAATctttatgaaatgtgaaataatatgAAAGGTCTAGAACTTGATTGAGGGCtaaaagattacgagaggcatagacagggtggatagtcagtacccgtttcccagggcaccaacagcaaacaccagagggcatatgtataaaattaagggagggaagttcaggggagacatcaggggtaagttttttttttacacagagggttgtgagtgactggaatgacttgccaggggtgatggtggaggctaaaacattaggggtatttaacagcctcttggacaggcacatggatgaaagaaaaatggagggttacggggtagtgtgggtttagttcttttttttaaggtttatatgggttggcacaacatggagggctgaagggcctgtactgtgctgtagtgttctattctatggctctaaaatcttttacatcaccagttgagaaaatcatctttgatctacctccaatcacaaagaggaaatctgcaggtgctggaaatccaagctacacacacaaattgctggaggaattcagcattagtactcttttccatagatgctgcctggcctgctgagttcctccagcattttgtgtctgttgcttgttctacctcctctcggtctgcatttttctaccagtgagaacacgcttccaccaattctgtctggctacgtaatgatatcaaacacctttgccccgggcaacaagtagctttcacatcagaaatgtgccagactccagggagATGGACTACTGTCCTTAAAGGCAGTATTCCTtggcattaccatcactgagTTCTCCACTGTCAGTCACCTGGGTGAGACTTGAGGGGAAATACTTATGTACAATACCGTCTGTATTGTTGCTGTAGAAttttcaagtgggaagaagtggagtgatatttggaaatctgaaattgaaagcatcatttagcaagaaaaTCACAAATAGGTGGTTTGCAAAAGCTGTGGCGAGTAAATCCTTCATTAACctgttacataggttgtgtgagagtgcagatgaactcgatcaagactcaaccagaggagattaaagttcttactgacagtgaTTTGCTCGCTGTTGAAATGAaaacctctctatataaaattcagtttgcacatgttgttgtcactgggtaaaaattgtacagtacaaggtttttgcacacactggtcattacaaattagaggggatattggtgggaaggcggggagacctccagtgtccctgacgtccTCACGTATATCCagctgcactttaaggagttggagctggaaatggatgaattccgcaTCATCCAAGCGTCAGAGGGTGTGATAGGTATGACGAGCAGAGAGGTGAGTTGTAcccagggtgcaggacacaggaaactgggtgagagtcaggaaggagaatgttaaatagccatcgccgagtactcttgttgctatcccacacaacaacaggtggacactttagaaactgttggggggaattacctggcagaggaaagtcaaaggggtgataggggatttgttagttagtggaACAGAACTAGAAAGGGATGAGTATCCTAGTGGCAAGGCTTGCTGGTGCTcccctgtggggtgggtggttaaactaaagttgcagggaggatcggagccagaatgacagaacagagagtggagagggtgaattgaatcgaattgactttattacttacattcttcatacatgagttgtagaaatctttatgttatgtctctgtctaaatgtgcaatgttaaATTTTttaatagtttataataaatagtatgtacaacaggacagtcaggataaataaaagtacaattgtatcagcatgaattaatcaatcagagggcctggtggaagaagctgtccctgggccTGTTGATCCGGGCTTTCAGGCTGTgctaccgtttcccagatggtagcagctggaacagtttgtggttggggtggctctggtccccaatgatcctttttacacagtggtcctttttacacacctgtttttgtcaatgtgctgaatagtgagaagttcacatctacatatgcgctgggctgtccgcaccactctctgcagggtcctgcaactgagtgaagtacagcacccataccaggcagtgatgcagccagtcaggatgctctcaattgtgcccctgtggaaagttgttagtatttggggccccgtcccacacttcctgaaccgcctgcggtgaaagtggtgctgttgtgcctttttcaccacacagccagtatgtacagaccaggtgagatcctcggtgttgtgtgtgccagggaacttaaagctgttcaccctctcaaccgcagatcctgggtcagcctgtctccatttctcctgtagtctgcagccagctcctttgtttcagtGACATTGAGGGCAAGGTTCATTTTTGACACcaaacagatgtcattcagacctcaggacatgaaattatgatattgtagccattacttggacttgcttgcgcccaacagtctgagggatttcaaggaacaaatctgtagagagattgcggactatgccaagaaacaaaggttgataaagtgagtgattttaactttccatttattgactggaatcctaggctgtaaaaagactagatggggtagagcttatcaaatctaccttaatcagtatgtaaaattcctgatgtagaagtgtgcaataagctattgggaagtgatctagggcgagtgacagaaattagtgtatgggaacactttgtatctactgatcatgagattccaagtaaatacagaaaagcagaggcctggacctctcttgagattctaaattggagaaaggccaatttttatgatatttacaaggatttgacaagtgtggattgggacaggatgtTTTTTAGCAAAGGagaacttggtaagtgggagttcttcagaagtgaaattttaagggtgtagagtttgtatgtatctgacaaaataaaagttgaatggtaactagtgcagggaatcttggttttcaagagatattgaggccctggatatctcgttcctctaaatgccgtggactgttgggtgcaaccaaaacTCATTAATGACAACCATTTAATAATTCCACTCCTGAACTCATCTGACTTTCCTTTAGTTGTCTTCTTTTGGattctaaaagcttcctaatggtcttttgctcttttgtttgccctctcctctgcttttatgttggttttggttTCTCATTTAATCCACGGTTGTGCCCTGCTGtcattccaatgcttccacgtctttgggatgtatcgattactcagctctcgaattgctcccagaaactccagccattgctgctccattgtcactcctaccttttcccttccaaacaagtttggccagcttctctgtcacagaaacatggagaagttcagtacagaaacaagctatttggcccatctagtcaatgccaaaaacatttaatctctctaatgcaactacctgcaccgggatcatcaccctccgtacccctaccatccaggtacctgtcaaacttctcttaatggtgaaatcgagctcatattcaccactagtgctgacatctcattctgcactctcacgaccatttcagcaaagaacttttccaaatgttcccgttaaattttcaccttccccacttacccatgacctctggttgtcgtcccacccaacctcagtggaaaaagctgcttgcatttaccctatctataccctcataattttgtttacttctaacaaatcctcaaagcaatgtaaaatttctttgtttatgtttggagccttttttaggtgtataagatgatgaggggcattgagtgTGTGGAGAGCCAGAGGATTTTTTCCCAGCGTTAACATGGCTAAcaggagggggcatagttttaaggtgcttggaaatatatgcggaggggatgtcaggggtaggttttttacacagtgagtgttggatgtgtcgaatgcactgccagcagcggttgtcgaggcggatacaacagggactTTTCACACtctcttagatagttacatggagctcagaaacatagaggactatgcgctagggaaactccaggcagcttctagagtaagttacatagtcggcacagcactgtgggccaaagggtctgtaatgtgctatagatttctatcattctatgaaattcaagggaaatctccaaacccacggagtggtgactagtagtgaatattgggaaagttactggaacgtATGACCAGGAACCggaaatataagtatttggatagatgtggaatgATTAAGAATAGGCAACATGGCTTTGCGCaggataggtcatgtctaaccaatcttatagagtctctcgaggaagttatcaggatagtggatgaagacaaggcagtggatgttgtctacatggatgttagcaaggcacttgacaaagtctcatatgggaggttggtcaagaaggttcagtcactcagcattctagatgagatagtaaattggatgagacactgtctttggcagaagccagagtgtggtagcagatggttgcctctctgactggaggcctgtgactagtggttgccacagggatcagtgctagatctgttgtggtttgtcatctatatcagtaatctggatgatagtgtggttaactggattagcagatttatgaccaccaagactggtggtgtagtggacagcgaggaagactatcatggcttgcagtgcaatctggaccccctgggaaaatggtttgagaaatggaaaatggaatttaattcagaccagtgtgagctgttgcactttggtttgacctaccaagggaggtctttcacagtgactggtcgggcacggaggagtgttgtagaagaaagggacctgggaatacaagtccttaattcactgaaagtggtatcacagttagatagtgaCGGAAAGAAAGATTTTAGCCCATTGGCTTTCGTGAACCAAATCCTGACAATAGATGGATATTATGTTGACTTGTaaaagaggcctaatttggagtattgtgtgatgttttggtcacctactgacaggaaagatttaaaagagattcaAAGATTTCAGATAAAATTCACAAGGCTGTTGTCAAGTTTGGAGGACTtggattataaggaaagattgaacaggtcaggactttattctttggaatgtagaagattgaggtgagatttgattgtggtagaggggcatagatagtgtaaatgcaagctggctttctccactgagattgggtaggacttcaaccagtggccaggggttaagggtgaaaggtgaaatgttaaggggaacatgaggggaagcttctgcacacagatggtcatctaggtttggaatgagcagccagcacaagtggtgcacgcgagctcgatttcaacatttaggaagttcgtgtaggtacctggattgtaggagtgtgggaggggtaatttaaatagttcagcacaagactagatggcccaaaggacctgtttctgtgttgtacttttctacaagaacttgaaatattacaaaaattcactctaaccccttttaccagctgtgcggaccaaccagtcatctcagcaggaatttttttatatggtgttaaagctgtagcactttaagttaataatacataaaagaattcccagatgcacatccacaaagacaatttgcgtgagactgtttcagttactgtggggccaggcacccatgtagctcagcaggaacagggaataataccaatggagagagtcaaactgagccagttcacagattggagacggcagaaatgccccattcttatagagacaggaagagcttcagggaattgatggtcattccagataccagcactctgcccagtcagaagatgatttctctgtccaacttgggttgaacctcactgtaaccgtGTGATACCAAGTCAAAccatggcaactcaagtaatctcatctgaaatgttgtcctaaacccattgatggattttgtaaatgttttcacaggttaaaaacgagaaggaatttgtcgcCGGGGATCTCAAACAGaaaacgccagttttgctgtctctgtctggatatttaagaagtggagcgagggattcaatcgactatccttcctgctcagactgtggagagggattcaATTGATCATTTGACCAAATAGCAAGCCAGTCatcttacacaggagaaaggctgttcacctgctcagacagtgggaatagattcactcagttatcacaattgaaggtacatcagcaagttcacactgggcaaggccattcatctgttctgtgtgtgagaaaggattcagttggacctgtggacacaccagtcagttcacaccacacctggtagaggctggtgatctgctgaatttctgggaaaggattcactcagtcatttgaccttatggctcaccagcgagttcacactagggagaagccattcacctgttcagtctgtgggaagggattcactcagtcatccaacctacggagtccccagcgagttcacactggggagaggccgttcacctgttcagaatgtgagaagagattcactcagtcatccaacctacggagtccccagcgagttcacactggagagaggcgcttcacctgctcagtctgtgggaagagattcactcggtcatccaacctactggtacatcagcgagttcacactggggagaagccattcacctgctcagaatgtgggaaaggattcagtgagttatccaacctactggtacatcagcgagttcactctggggagaagccattcacctgctcagtctgtgcgaagggattcactcagtcatccaacctacagagtcatcagcgagttcacactggggagaagccattcacctgctcagaatgtgggaaaggattcagtgagttatccaacctactggtacatcagcgagttcactctggggagaagccattcacctgctcagtctgtgcgaagggattcactcggtcatccagcctacagagtcatcagcgagttcacactggggagaagccattcacctgctcagaatgtgggaaaggattcagtgcttTATCCAGCCaactgagacatcagcgagttcacactggggagaagccattcacctgctcagaatgtgggaaaggattcagtgagttatccagcctactgagacatcagcgagttcacactggggagaagccgttcacctgctcagaatgtgggaaaggattcagtgagttatccagcctactgagacatcagcgagttcacactgggcagaaaccgttcacctgttcagaatgcgggaagagattcactcagtcatcccaactacagagtcatctgccagttcacactggggagaggccattcacctgctcagactgtggaaaaggattcactctgatatcccgcctacagagacatcagcgagttcacacgggggagaagccattcaactgctcagtctgtgggaagggattcacccagtcatcccacctacggagtcaccagcgtgttcacactggggagaagccattcacctgctcagtctgtgggaagagattcactgtgtcatcccacctacagagtcatcagcgaattcacactggggtgaagccgttcacctgctcagaatgtgggaagggattcactcagtcatccaacctacggagtcatcagcgagttcacactggagagaggccattcatctgctcagaatgtgggaagagattcactcagtcatccgccCTACAAAGAcaccagcgagctcacactggggagaagccgttcacctgctcagaatgtgggaagggattcactcagtcatcctacCTACTGAGACATGAGAGTGTTCACACCGGTGAAAAGCCGTTCAATTGCACAGAATGTGGGAAACGGTTCACTCTGTCATCCCACCTTCtggaacaccagcgagttcacactggggagatgccgttcccctgctcagaatgtgggaagagattcactcgctcatccgacctgcagaatcatcagcgagttcacactggagagaagccattcccctgctcagaatgtgggaagaggttcagtcactcacgctccctgcagagacaccagtcagttcacactggggagaagccgttcatctgcttagtctgtgggaagagattcactgagtcatccagattactggaacatcagcgagttcacactggggagaagccgttcatctgcttagtctgtgggaagagattcaataACTCATCCAGATTGCTGGAACATCAGCGAGCTCACACttgagagaggccattcacctgctcagaatgtgggaagagattcactcactcttccacactacagagacatcagcgagttcacactggagaggagccatttacctgctgagaatgtgggataggattcactcagtcattccaactacaggcacaccagtcagttgttatgaatccctaggttttgtttgctgtggactgtcattttaagagagagagattaagaaggtgaatcagtctgacttgcagcttgtttacatcactcacagcttgttcagttttaactgaggacacagacactcagagtcagacggagatgaaggaggaaaaatggaaagatcgatacaagggaaataggtgccaagggtcactgtttggaattttCCTATGCCCGCAAgtatgggttaattatcgattcatcgTACaccgaatgtgtggttgtcaccttgtttgatccataggagtggatctgatttggggtatcatgTGAAGACCaccgatgtgttaacccttgcctgggtgtggtgtggtaattcacttgaagacgatacgccttgtgacaagtcactttgggtgataattagtatgtggatttggaaggatgacagataatatctacagtgactgttctcttgttttaccaccatggaacctgtggaattcgacataattgccttctctcgacatttaccctggattacatatatctctctcatcacctattctgtggttgaactgaactttcatactttaccatctcaagactccaagccttgttctccccaagctcaatagttttggatttatatttacacacatatatacacataacactgttaacttttgtttatcttgcttaagttactatattataagtcgattctaataaagatagttttaagatcaaaaacagactcctggtgtagtctccacgaggaaatctgcagatgcttggaagtcaaacacacacaaaatgctggtggagcacagcaggccagggagcatctataaggagaagcactgtcaacgtttcaggccgagaccctttgtcaggcagtctcaggcagtcctgatgaagggtctcggcctgaaacgtcgactatgcttctccttatagatgctgcctggcctgctgtgttccaccagtattttgtgtgtgttgttccaggtgtagtctattggtGCTGATTCGTTTCTAAAGCTTTacgattcataacaaaattggggcctgcatctgggatatgaacagctatgggggcgtagtcattaattatcgatttcattggggaagtcccttttgatatatttgtgtgtagaaaatcagcagcggatgctgattattgtttggaagcaggaacctctgaggcattagaggatgccagatggattgagttgttgagtcttgctagaaggttaaaacttgctatgttgaaattgacaatgaggagggaacAGATGCAGAgggtaatagctgaacattatgtatctgagggtgtgtttaaagtggaggagttggacgtGTTTCCTGGaagtaaacctagtgagcttgagctccaggacaagttagaaaaattaaagatggaggctgcggaaaggcagaggcaatttgaggcaagagaggcagaaaatcagagaggaggcagaaaaacagagaggaagcagaaagacagaggctattcgagctggaaaagatacagtggttgcagcaaaggggtctagcgtTAGACTCTGGTGATGAGTTTGAGgccagtcaggaaattaaattggtacctccatttgatcagaaagaggttgataaatacttacagcattttgagaaggttgcttagaatttaaagtggccaaaagagggttggttctcttacaaagggggaggctcagcaagcctattctgctttgacagttgatgaagcagctgattgtgacatagtgaaacaggctgtgctcaaagcttacgagttggtcccagaatcatacaggcaaaagtttagaaatttgtggaaatctgtgaaccggacatatgtaatttgcttatgagaagtctgtgtgttttgatcgctggtgcacatatatgatgatatatatgatgatgataaatatatgatgattttaatagcttgaaagagttagttttaattgaagaattcaaaaagtgtgtccctgatgacataaaaacatatttagatgaaaaggatgctgccactttgcaggagtctgctagattagcagatgagtttgctttaactcataaggttaagtttacccagaataagagcttccaaaagagtagcaggggtCACCAGGGTAAACGCGAAATTATAGCTGGAACTAGTGACAagtgtaaggatgaagggaagcagttgaaagagaaatattctggtcttgcttgttactattgtaagaaagctggtcatatgatggctaattgttctgtcctgaagaagaaaaaggaaaaggtgtCAGTCCCGAATACCTGTGATCAGTCTGTTGAAGCACCTatcaacccacagggttctgaacattctgttgaggctcagttatgGACTGAGAGTTCTGACCGAATTAAGAAGGCttttgatcattttatgtcaaatgggtttgtattagtaaaggaagggtgaACCCAAgaaccagtgaaaattcttcaagTTACTGgcgattctcagtcacttatattagccagcgttctaaagtttggtgatgagacttaacactggtgaggtaaatcttattgaAGGCACTGGGGGTGGCATGGTTTCTGTGCCGTTG
Protein-coding regions in this window:
- the LOC132390369 gene encoding gastrula zinc finger protein XlCGF26.1-like; this translates as MAHQRVHTREKPFTCSVCGKGFTQSSNLRSPQRVHTGERPFTCSECEKRFTQSSNLRSPQRVHTGERRFTCSVCGKRFTRSSNLLVHQRVHTGEKPFTCSECGKGFSELSNLLVHQRVHSGEKPFTCSVCAKGFTQSSNLQSHQRVHTGEKPFTCSECGKGFSELSNLLVHQRVHSGEKPFTCSVCAKGFTRSSSLQSHQRVHTGEKPFTCSECGKGFSALSSQLRHQRVHTGEKPFTCSECGKGFSELSSLLRHQRVHTGEKPFTCSECGKGFSELSSLLRHQRVHTGQKPFTCSECGKRFTQSSQLQSHLPVHTGERPFTCSDCGKGFTLISRLQRHQRVHTGEKPFNCSVCGKGFTQSSHLRSHQRVHTGEKPFTCSVCGKRFTVSSHLQSHQRIHTGVKPFTCSECGKGFTQSSNLRSHQRVHTGERPFICSECGKRFTQSSALQRHQRAHTGEKPFTCSECGKGFTQSSYLLRHESVHTGEKPFNCTECGKRFTLSSHLLEHQRVHTGEMPFPCSECGKRFTRSSDLQNHQRVHTGEKPFPCSECGKRFSHSRSLQRHQSVHTGEKPFICLVCGKRFTESSRLLEHQRVHTGEKPFICLVCGKRFNNSSRLLEHQRAHT